The bacterium genome window below encodes:
- a CDS encoding SEC-C domain-containing protein produces MLASIRKEILSYLLKIQISADAKVPIKRGSTPPQVAYDHKTFGQFDVLSSKKEETQTATLNTKEAQPELQTVENTTYVRTQDKVGRNQPCPCGSGKKYKRCCGKDV; encoded by the coding sequence ATGCTTGCTTCAATAAGGAAAGAGATACTCTCTTACTTATTAAAAATACAAATCTCAGCTGATGCAAAAGTGCCTATAAAGCGAGGTTCTACACCTCCACAGGTAGCTTATGACCATAAAACATTTGGTCAATTTGATGTTTTAAGTAGCAAAAAAGAAGAAACTCAAACTGCCACTTTAAATACTAAAGAGGCACAACCAGAACTCCAAACAGTCGAAAATACAACTTACGTAAGGACTCAAGATAAGGTTGGTAGAAATCAACCTTGTCCCTGCGGAAGTGGAAAAAAGTATAAACGTTGTTGTGGAAAAGATGTGTAA
- the dnaA gene encoding chromosomal replication initiator protein DnaA, with protein MFKKSKEEMQKLWNSVLINVEKKLNNPRAFEIWIKPVLLREIEDKTLKLELPAVTFEKGFIPFLGMIKEEFYILEQWYPEVELVYREEQSTPKKVESELKLNPAYTFEQFIVGQSNRFAHSAALAVAQSPGIAYNPLFLHGGFGLGKTHLMQAIGQFAISVSQTNVLYIPAEIYVNEFIQNIKNRTMQSFKNKFRNLEFLLIDDIHFIAGKEGSQEEFFHTFNYLYDQRKQIILSSDRPPKEIAFLEKRLLSRFEWGLVADIQPPDFETRVAILKKKCENKNIHFKDEIIFYIADNIKDNVRILEGVLNRIFAYSSLLNKEINIETLDEIIKGSYKERSKIVNIDLILEKVCEYFRISEEEIKSKRRVKNILVPRQIAMFLSKELTNNSLNSIAAKFGAKDHTTVMHSCKKIRILYNSDDYTKRVVEDIKSSLLDT; from the coding sequence ATGTTTAAAAAATCTAAAGAAGAGATGCAAAAGTTGTGGAATAGTGTTCTAATAAATGTAGAAAAAAAATTAAACAATCCAAGAGCTTTTGAGATTTGGATAAAACCAGTTTTGTTAAGAGAAATTGAAGATAAAACTCTAAAACTTGAACTTCCAGCCGTAACATTTGAAAAAGGGTTTATACCTTTTCTTGGTATGATAAAAGAAGAGTTTTATATACTCGAACAATGGTATCCAGAGGTAGAACTTGTTTATAGAGAAGAGCAGAGTACTCCTAAAAAAGTAGAGTCAGAATTAAAGTTAAACCCTGCTTATACATTTGAACAATTTATAGTAGGTCAAAGCAACAGGTTTGCTCACTCTGCTGCGCTTGCTGTTGCCCAGTCTCCAGGTATAGCCTACAACCCACTTTTCTTACATGGTGGGTTTGGTCTTGGTAAAACCCATCTTATGCAAGCAATAGGACAATTTGCCATTTCAGTATCGCAAACAAATGTTCTATATATACCAGCAGAAATATATGTTAATGAGTTTATACAAAATATTAAGAACAGAACAATGCAATCCTTTAAAAACAAATTTAGGAATCTTGAATTCTTATTAATTGATGATATACACTTTATAGCTGGCAAAGAAGGTTCTCAGGAAGAGTTCTTTCACACCTTTAACTACCTATATGACCAGAGAAAACAGATTATTCTTTCAAGTGATAGGCCACCTAAAGAGATTGCTTTCCTTGAAAAAAGGCTTCTTTCAAGATTTGAATGGGGTCTTGTTGCAGATATACAGCCACCTGACTTTGAAACCAGAGTTGCTATCTTGAAAAAAAAATGTGAAAATAAAAATATCCATTTTAAAGACGAAATAATCTTTTATATTGCAGACAATATTAAAGATAATGTACGTATCCTTGAAGGAGTTTTAAACCGTATCTTTGCTTACTCCTCTCTATTAAACAAAGAAATCAATATAGAAACTTTGGACGAAATTATTAAAGGTAGTTATAAAGAAAGAAGTAAAATAGTCAATATTGATCTGATATTGGAAAAAGTGTGTGAATATTTTAGGATATCAGAAGAAGAGATTAAGAGTAAAAGGAGAGTTAAAAATATTTTGGTTCCACGGCAGATAGCAATGTTTTTAAGTAAAGAACTTACAAACAATTCTTTAAATTCCATAGCAGCTA